The Thermoleophilum album genome contains a region encoding:
- a CDS encoding ComF family protein, whose protein sequence is MSALGSLSGVGADGVRQRAQALPVAAAYRYGPVTKKLVRRFKFGSGAALAPALAGEMAAVLGLADAQSRVPPPPPDASTRSLLGWDFPATPLLVPIPTHPRRVRARGYDHAQLLAATLARSLGLGLLPLLRRVGPGRAQVGRSRAERLALGADAFALVSPPDRAMRVSASSIRREPAVERPIVLVDDVATTGATLAAAAQALARAGIAPRGALVLAVARRHSSAAGPPS, encoded by the coding sequence GTGTCCGCCCTCGGTTCGCTGAGCGGCGTCGGCGCGGACGGCGTTCGACAGCGGGCGCAAGCGCTGCCGGTAGCTGCCGCCTACCGCTACGGGCCGGTCACCAAGAAACTGGTGAGGCGCTTCAAATTCGGCAGTGGTGCGGCGCTGGCGCCCGCCCTGGCGGGGGAAATGGCAGCGGTTTTGGGACTGGCGGACGCGCAGTCGCGTGTGCCGCCTCCACCCCCGGATGCGTCGACGCGATCGCTGCTCGGATGGGATTTCCCGGCGACGCCGCTGCTGGTCCCGATACCTACCCATCCCCGCCGGGTCCGCGCGCGTGGCTACGACCACGCGCAGCTGCTTGCTGCCACCCTTGCTCGTTCGCTCGGTCTGGGCCTTTTGCCGCTGCTGCGCCGAGTCGGTCCGGGACGCGCCCAGGTAGGTCGCTCACGCGCCGAGCGACTGGCGCTCGGCGCTGATGCCTTCGCCCTCGTCTCGCCGCCCGATCGCGCGATGCGGGTCAGCGCCTCGTCGATCCGTCGCGAGCCGGCGGTCGAGCGACCGATCGTGTTGGTCGACGACGTCGCCACCACCGGCGCGACGCTCGCGGCTGCCGCGCAGGCGCTCGCCCGAGCCGGCATCGCGCCCCGCGGCGCGCTGGTCTTAGCGGTCGCCCGGCGGCATTCGTCGGCCGCCGGGCCGCCTTCGTGA
- a CDS encoding sugar phosphate nucleotidyltransferase: protein MKAMVLAAGLGTRLKPLTFHAPKPMVPVLDRPVMAHIVGLLESQGFDELVANLHWHADAIRAYFGDRLTWSYEPELLGTAGGVRKVRDFFGEEPIVVISGDALTDLDLRQLVARHRETGGIATLTVKRIPDPSKYGVVLHDRDGRITGFQEKPDPAEALSDLASCGIYCFSAEIFDYFPEREFVDWAQDVFPVLLENDVPFYVHEIDSYWNDIGSLGELKQGTWDALEGRVQVERRGHEVAEGVFVCGDAEVLDGVEVISGPIWIGAGCELGEGVRLIGPVVLGDGTFVGAGSSLRSTIALPGTRIEPHSILIDAIVAADGFVERLPSLDALSASGSARTN from the coding sequence ATGAAGGCGATGGTCCTGGCGGCGGGACTCGGAACCCGCCTAAAACCGCTTACCTTCCACGCGCCGAAACCGATGGTGCCGGTCCTCGACCGACCGGTGATGGCGCACATCGTCGGACTGCTCGAGTCGCAGGGGTTCGACGAGCTGGTCGCGAACCTGCACTGGCACGCCGACGCGATCCGCGCGTACTTCGGTGATCGCTTGACGTGGAGCTACGAACCCGAGTTGCTGGGAACTGCCGGCGGTGTGCGCAAGGTCCGCGACTTTTTCGGCGAGGAGCCGATCGTCGTGATCTCGGGCGACGCGCTGACCGACCTCGATCTGCGGCAGCTGGTGGCCCGCCATCGTGAGACCGGCGGCATCGCGACGCTGACCGTCAAACGCATACCGGACCCCAGCAAGTACGGCGTCGTGCTGCACGACCGCGACGGCCGGATAACCGGGTTTCAAGAGAAACCCGACCCCGCGGAGGCGCTCTCGGATCTCGCGAGCTGTGGGATCTACTGCTTCAGCGCGGAGATCTTCGACTACTTCCCCGAGCGTGAGTTCGTCGACTGGGCGCAGGACGTCTTTCCAGTTTTGCTCGAGAACGATGTGCCGTTCTACGTCCACGAGATCGACAGCTACTGGAACGACATCGGCTCGCTCGGGGAGCTCAAGCAAGGGACGTGGGACGCGCTCGAGGGGCGAGTGCAGGTCGAGCGCCGCGGTCACGAGGTCGCCGAGGGCGTCTTCGTCTGCGGCGACGCCGAGGTGCTGGACGGCGTCGAGGTGATCTCAGGCCCCATATGGATCGGTGCCGGCTGCGAGCTCGGGGAGGGGGTGCGCCTAATCGGTCCAGTCGTGCTCGGCGACGGCACGTTCGTGGGTGCCGGGTCTTCGCTGCGGTCGACGATCGCGCTGCCCGGTACGCGCATCGAACCGCACTCGATCCTGATCGACGCGATCGTGGCGGCGGACGGCTTCGTCGAGCGTCTGCCCTCGCTCGATGCGCTCTCTGCGAGCGGTTCTGCGCGCACCAACTGA
- a CDS encoding class I SAM-dependent methyltransferase: MALYARLFASAYDRVLAGSERAGLAALRRELLSHARGRTLEVGAGTGLNLPHYPATLTELTLVEPDPEMTKRLERRVASQRRSGGAQPFPVRCVSAAAERLPFPDDAFDTVVCTLVLCTVEDPVRTLRELRRVLAPGGHLLFLEHVRSGDPALARWQDRLEPLWRRLGRGCRCNRSTLETIEATGFSVLNVEHRRMPKAIPIVAPLIVGCAVARA; encoded by the coding sequence ATGGCCCTTTACGCCCGCTTGTTCGCGAGCGCCTACGACCGTGTCCTCGCGGGCTCGGAGCGCGCCGGCTTGGCGGCCCTGCGGCGTGAGCTGCTCAGCCATGCGCGCGGCCGCACGCTGGAGGTCGGTGCCGGAACGGGGCTCAACTTGCCGCACTACCCAGCGACCCTCACCGAGCTGACACTCGTCGAGCCCGACCCCGAAATGACGAAACGGCTCGAGCGGCGTGTCGCCTCGCAGCGTCGGTCGGGCGGCGCGCAGCCGTTCCCGGTGCGGTGTGTGTCGGCCGCCGCCGAGCGGTTGCCGTTTCCGGACGACGCCTTCGACACGGTGGTTTGCACGCTCGTTCTCTGCACGGTCGAGGATCCGGTGCGCACGCTGCGCGAGCTTCGCCGCGTGCTGGCCCCTGGTGGACACCTCCTTTTCCTCGAGCACGTACGCTCTGGCGATCCCGCGCTGGCTCGTTGGCAGGACCGCCTCGAGCCCCTGTGGCGACGTCTAGGTCGCGGCTGCCGGTGTAACCGCTCGACCCTCGAGACGATCGAGGCAACCGGCTTCTCGGTGCTCAACGTCGAGCACCGCCGGATGCCGAAAGCGATCCCGATCGTCGCACCGCTGATCGTCGGCTGCGCCGTCGCCCGAGCCTGA
- the prfB gene encoding peptide chain release factor 2 — MPFDREALRRRLDELERQIQDPEFWSDQERAAKVSAEHARLRHKLAELDQLEQDLAELAELEPLAADDPQLARELAEQRRKIGARLAALAEERLFAGRYDRGDAVVTVNAGAGGTDAQDWAEMVLRMLMRWAERRGFRVELTELSPGEEAGIKSTTFIVHGDNAYGLISAERGVHRLVRISPFDSQKRRHTAFAGVEVAPLVEEVTDVEIDPEDLQIDTYRASGAGGQHVNKTDSAVRITHKPTGIVVQCQNERSQSANKETALKILKARLLELEERKRQEELRRERGEAQDVNFGSQIRSYVLHPYRMVKDHRTGVEIGDVERVLDGDLDELIRAELARRAGERGLTTVGG; from the coding sequence ATTCCCTTTGACCGGGAAGCGCTGCGCCGCCGTCTCGACGAGCTCGAGCGGCAGATCCAGGATCCCGAATTCTGGTCGGACCAAGAGCGAGCGGCGAAGGTCTCGGCAGAGCACGCGCGTCTGCGGCACAAGCTGGCCGAGCTCGACCAGCTCGAGCAGGACTTAGCGGAGCTCGCCGAGTTGGAGCCGCTGGCGGCGGACGATCCGCAACTGGCCCGCGAACTCGCGGAGCAGCGGCGCAAGATTGGCGCGCGGCTCGCGGCGCTCGCCGAGGAGCGTCTGTTCGCCGGTCGCTACGACCGCGGCGACGCGGTCGTAACGGTGAACGCCGGAGCCGGCGGCACCGACGCGCAGGACTGGGCTGAGATGGTTCTGCGCATGCTCATGCGTTGGGCCGAGCGGCGGGGTTTCAGAGTCGAGCTGACGGAGCTCTCACCGGGCGAGGAAGCTGGCATCAAGTCGACAACCTTCATCGTTCACGGCGACAACGCTTACGGGCTGATCTCAGCCGAGCGCGGCGTCCACCGGCTCGTGCGCATCTCGCCGTTCGACTCCCAGAAGCGCCGTCACACCGCTTTCGCCGGGGTCGAGGTTGCGCCGCTGGTCGAGGAAGTAACTGACGTCGAGATCGATCCCGAGGACCTGCAGATCGACACTTACCGGGCGTCCGGTGCGGGCGGGCAGCATGTCAACAAAACCGACTCCGCCGTCCGCATCACGCACAAACCGACTGGAATCGTCGTGCAGTGCCAGAACGAGCGCTCACAGTCGGCGAACAAGGAAACAGCGCTCAAGATCCTCAAGGCGCGGCTGTTGGAGCTCGAGGAACGCAAGCGCCAGGAGGAGCTGCGGCGCGAGCGCGGCGAGGCCCAGGACGTCAACTTCGGGTCGCAAATCCGCTCCTACGTCCTGCACCCATACCGGATGGTCAAGGACCACCGCACCGGTGTCGAGATCGGCGACGTTGAGCGTGTGCTCGACGGCGACCTCGACGAGCTGATTCGCGCGGAGCTCGCACGGCGAGCTGGGGAACGCGGACTGACGACGGTCGGCGGCTAG
- the hpf gene encoding ribosome hibernation-promoting factor, HPF/YfiA family, with protein sequence MRIEVKGRNVEVTDELRERVRRKFEKVSRQVQPSAELEVELSEERNPAIRASQVAEATLHLKGATLRARERALDMVHAINLVAEEIARQVKRQREQVRGRREAEREKARERRAAAAQSLTAPAAEGEGAWEAGE encoded by the coding sequence ATGCGGATCGAGGTGAAGGGCCGCAATGTCGAGGTGACCGATGAACTGCGCGAGCGCGTGCGTCGCAAGTTCGAAAAGGTCTCGCGACAGGTTCAGCCATCTGCCGAGCTCGAGGTCGAGTTGAGCGAGGAGCGCAACCCGGCGATCCGGGCATCGCAGGTGGCGGAGGCGACCCTGCACCTTAAAGGCGCCACGCTGCGTGCTCGCGAGCGCGCGCTCGACATGGTGCACGCCATCAACCTCGTAGCCGAGGAGATCGCCCGGCAGGTAAAGCGACAGCGCGAACAGGTCCGCGGTCGCCGCGAAGCGGAGCGCGAGAAAGCGCGTGAGCGGCGTGCCGCTGCTGCCCAGTCGCTGACAGCACCGGCGGCCGAAGGCGAGGGCGCTTGGGAGGCCGGCGAGTAG
- a CDS encoding HAD-IC family P-type ATPase has product MPGTGVVAHAADGSELRLGRNTHPHLESARARGASLVALERDGRPLALFVLRDGARADARQAVASLHALGIATFLASGDSPQAVRTVADEVGLQNVYARLRPEQKLRLIEELRARFGPVAMVGDGINDTPALAGADVGIALAALAGDAAVAVADCAILADRLDRLPQLVAHARRTRRIVLQNLLAATAIVVTLTPLAALGAIGIAATVTIHELAEVLVVLNGLRAARW; this is encoded by the coding sequence TTGCCGGGGACCGGCGTCGTGGCACACGCCGCCGACGGCAGCGAGCTGCGGCTCGGCCGCAACACCCACCCGCACCTCGAGTCGGCACGAGCGCGCGGAGCGAGCCTGGTAGCGCTGGAGCGCGACGGTCGACCGCTCGCCCTGTTCGTGCTCCGCGACGGCGCCCGCGCTGACGCCCGCCAAGCAGTCGCGAGCCTGCACGCTCTGGGCATCGCGACCTTCCTCGCGAGCGGCGACTCCCCACAGGCCGTGCGCACGGTTGCCGACGAAGTCGGCTTGCAAAACGTTTACGCACGACTGCGCCCGGAGCAGAAACTGCGACTGATCGAAGAGCTGCGCGCCCGCTTCGGGCCGGTCGCGATGGTCGGCGACGGCATCAACGACACGCCCGCCTTGGCCGGTGCCGATGTCGGCATCGCGCTCGCGGCACTCGCCGGTGACGCTGCCGTGGCGGTCGCCGACTGCGCGATCCTCGCCGACCGACTCGATCGGCTACCGCAACTGGTCGCGCACGCTCGGCGCACCCGCCGGATCGTGCTCCAGAACCTGCTTGCGGCAACGGCGATCGTGGTCACGCTGACACCGCTCGCCGCGCTCGGCGCGATCGGGATCGCTGCGACCGTGACGATCCATGAACTGGCGGAGGTGCTGGTCGTGTTGAACGGCCTGCGCGCAGCCCGTTGGTGA
- the secA gene encoding preprotein translocase subunit SecA has product MSILERALRIGERKLYRQFERNVGRINELEEAVKGLSDSELRERYEQLRRRHLEGGESLDDLLFECFALTREAARRTLGQRHYDVQLIGGMVLHAGAIAEMKTGEGKTLTATLAVALNALAARDLEGRPRHGYGVHVVTVNDYLARRDAEWMGPIYELLGITVGVIQSGQPEYEKRAAYECDVTYGTNSEFGFDYLRDNLAIEREQKVQRGHGYAIVDEVDNILIDEARTPLIISGRPEQAADLYYKFAKLARMMEPGKKPDTFEAKSKDWVADFDYEPDEKHKTVSITERGVAKAEKFLGIDNLFRPENGYLVNHLIQALKAESLYKRDKDYAVINGEVKIIDEFTGRILEGRRWSEGLHQAIEAKEGVAIQEESQTVATITYQNYFRKYRKLAGMTGTALTEAVEFKKIYNLDVVEIPTHRPMIRIDHDDRIYKTKEGKWKAVLREIEERHRKGQPVLVGTISVEVSEMLSERLNKLGIPHVVLNAKPEHAAREADIIAEAGRPGAVTIATNMAGRGVDIKLGGNEEHLTTKELQKRGLKPGTQEWEQAWQETYPRIREQVERDRERVKELGGLFILGTERHEARRIDNQLRGRAGRQGDPGESRFYLSAEDDLVRLFAGDRIYRILDRLGPIDEEGEEQPIEARILSKQIENAQRKVEEQNFLIRKRVLEYDDVMNQQREVIYEYRDRILEGEDLSELVQAQLGDVVERIAREYLASDIPEEWDVEALFDRLADLYPCGYAAEDIDLAREDRESLIAKLRADVVEAYEEREKELGSELLRALERFLLLQIIDDRWREHLHDMDYLREGIHLRGFAQIDPLVAYKNEAFEMFGQLMNSIWEEFTRQVFNVEVEVQQAEPRPAVWRTGSNTTSTAGSLQYKGGHSAQGRAAIAQAAGAGAVALEDEANAPESPAVETRRLDEREKIGRNDPCWCGSGKKFKKCHGRDA; this is encoded by the coding sequence ATGTCGATCCTTGAGCGAGCCCTCCGCATCGGTGAGCGCAAGCTCTACCGCCAGTTCGAGCGCAACGTCGGGCGCATCAACGAGCTCGAGGAGGCCGTCAAGGGCCTCTCCGACAGCGAACTCCGGGAGCGCTACGAGCAGCTGCGCCGGCGCCACCTGGAGGGCGGCGAGTCGCTCGACGACCTGCTCTTCGAGTGCTTCGCTCTGACGCGTGAGGCGGCGCGACGGACGCTCGGTCAACGCCACTACGACGTCCAGCTGATCGGCGGCATGGTGCTCCATGCCGGCGCGATCGCCGAGATGAAGACGGGCGAGGGCAAGACGCTCACCGCCACTCTCGCGGTCGCGCTTAACGCACTCGCCGCGCGCGACCTCGAGGGGCGCCCGCGCCACGGCTACGGCGTACACGTAGTCACCGTCAACGACTACCTGGCTCGCCGTGACGCGGAATGGATGGGTCCGATCTACGAGCTCTTGGGGATCACGGTCGGTGTGATCCAGAGCGGCCAACCCGAGTACGAGAAGCGCGCCGCCTACGAGTGCGACGTCACCTATGGCACGAACTCCGAGTTCGGCTTCGACTACCTGCGCGACAACCTCGCGATCGAGCGCGAGCAGAAAGTGCAGCGGGGTCACGGCTACGCGATCGTCGACGAGGTCGACAACATCCTGATCGACGAGGCGCGCACGCCGCTGATCATCTCCGGGCGCCCCGAGCAGGCGGCTGACCTCTACTACAAGTTCGCGAAGCTCGCGCGGATGATGGAGCCGGGCAAGAAGCCCGACACCTTCGAGGCCAAGTCGAAGGACTGGGTCGCTGACTTCGACTACGAGCCCGACGAAAAGCACAAGACCGTGTCGATCACCGAGCGCGGCGTCGCCAAGGCCGAAAAGTTCCTCGGCATCGACAACCTCTTCCGCCCGGAGAACGGCTATCTGGTCAACCACTTGATCCAGGCGCTCAAGGCGGAGTCGCTGTACAAGCGCGACAAGGACTACGCCGTGATCAACGGCGAGGTGAAGATCATCGACGAGTTCACCGGCCGCATCCTCGAGGGCCGGCGCTGGTCGGAGGGCCTGCACCAGGCGATCGAGGCCAAGGAGGGTGTCGCGATCCAGGAGGAGTCGCAGACGGTCGCGACGATCACCTACCAGAACTACTTCCGCAAGTACCGCAAGCTCGCGGGTATGACCGGCACGGCGCTAACCGAGGCGGTCGAGTTCAAGAAGATCTACAACCTCGACGTCGTCGAAATCCCGACGCACCGCCCGATGATCCGGATCGACCACGACGACCGGATCTACAAAACCAAGGAGGGCAAGTGGAAGGCGGTGCTGCGCGAGATCGAGGAGCGTCACCGCAAGGGTCAGCCGGTGCTGGTGGGGACGATCTCGGTGGAGGTATCGGAGATGCTCTCCGAGCGTCTCAACAAACTCGGGATTCCCCACGTCGTGCTCAACGCCAAGCCCGAGCACGCCGCCCGCGAGGCCGACATCATCGCCGAGGCAGGGCGACCCGGTGCGGTAACGATCGCCACCAACATGGCCGGTCGCGGCGTCGACATCAAACTCGGCGGCAACGAGGAGCATCTGACTACCAAGGAGCTCCAGAAGCGCGGACTCAAGCCGGGCACGCAGGAGTGGGAGCAGGCGTGGCAGGAGACCTATCCGCGCATACGCGAACAGGTCGAACGCGACCGCGAGCGGGTGAAGGAGCTCGGTGGCTTGTTCATCCTCGGTACCGAGCGCCACGAGGCGCGGCGCATCGACAACCAGCTGCGCGGTCGAGCCGGGCGCCAGGGCGACCCAGGCGAGTCACGCTTCTACCTCTCGGCAGAAGACGACCTCGTGCGCCTCTTCGCCGGCGATCGCATCTACCGCATCCTCGATCGGCTCGGTCCGATCGACGAAGAGGGCGAGGAGCAGCCGATCGAGGCGCGCATCCTCTCCAAGCAGATCGAGAACGCGCAGCGCAAGGTCGAGGAGCAGAACTTCTTGATCCGCAAGCGCGTCCTCGAGTACGACGACGTGATGAACCAGCAGCGGGAGGTCATCTACGAGTACCGCGACCGCATCCTCGAGGGGGAAGACCTCTCGGAGCTGGTGCAAGCGCAGCTGGGCGACGTGGTCGAGCGCATCGCGCGTGAATACCTAGCTTCCGACATCCCCGAGGAGTGGGACGTCGAAGCGCTGTTCGACCGCCTCGCCGATCTCTACCCGTGTGGCTACGCGGCGGAGGACATCGACCTCGCGCGAGAAGACCGCGAAAGCCTGATTGCCAAGCTGCGCGCCGACGTCGTCGAGGCCTACGAGGAGCGGGAGAAGGAGCTCGGTTCGGAGCTTCTGCGTGCCCTTGAGCGCTTCCTGCTGCTCCAGATCATCGACGACCGCTGGCGTGAACACCTCCACGACATGGACTACCTGCGGGAGGGCATCCACCTGCGCGGCTTCGCGCAGATCGACCCCCTCGTCGCCTACAAGAACGAAGCGTTCGAGATGTTCGGCCAGCTGATGAACTCGATCTGGGAGGAGTTCACCAGGCAGGTCTTCAACGTCGAGGTCGAGGTGCAGCAGGCGGAGCCCCGGCCGGCGGTCTGGCGCACCGGCAGCAACACCACCTCCACCGCCGGTTCCCTGCAGTACAAGGGCGGCCACTCGGCGCAGGGACGGGCCGCGATCGCACAAGCGGCTGGTGCCGGGGCAGTTGCCCTCGAAGACGAAGCTAACGCGCCTGAGTCACCAGCAGTCGAGACGCGGCGGCTCGACGAGCGCGAGAAGATCGGCCGCAACGACCCCTGCTGGTGCGGGTCCGGCAAGAAGTTCAAGAAGTGTCACGGCCGCGATGCCTGA
- the ahcY gene encoding adenosylhomocysteinase, with protein sequence MSTTTPVLTQRDFKVADLSLYELGRHEIRLAEHEMPGLMAVRQEYADRKPLAGARITGSLHMTVQTAVLIETLVALGAEVRWASCNIFSTQDHAAAAVVVGPDGTPDEPRGVPVFAWKGETLDEYWWCIDQTFRWPDGKGPNMLLDDGGDATLMVHKGVEFERAGAVPDPDGADSEDFAALLRTLRQSLAEDPQRWQRIAAEIKGVTEETTTGVHRLYQLADAGQLLFPAINVNDSVTKSKFDNIYGCRHSLIDGLNRATDVLIGGKTAVVCGYGDVGKGCAQALRGQGARVIVTEIDPICALQAAMDGYQVTTLEDVVEQADIFITATGCRDVIRVEHMQRMKDKAIVGNIGHFDHEIDMAGLAAVPGIKRVNIKPQVDEWVFPDGRSIIVLSEGRLLNLGNATGHPSFVMSNSFTNQVIAQIELYGNTERYERKVYRLPKQLDEKVARLHLDALGVKLTKLTPEQAAYIGVPVDGPYKPEHYRY encoded by the coding sequence ATGAGCACCACCACCCCCGTACTCACGCAGCGTGATTTCAAGGTCGCGGACCTCTCTCTCTACGAGCTCGGCCGCCACGAGATCCGGCTGGCGGAGCACGAGATGCCGGGACTGATGGCGGTGCGTCAGGAGTACGCGGACCGCAAACCCTTGGCCGGCGCGCGGATCACCGGCTCGCTGCACATGACCGTGCAGACAGCGGTCCTGATCGAAACCTTGGTGGCTCTCGGTGCCGAGGTTCGCTGGGCCTCCTGCAACATCTTCTCGACCCAAGACCACGCTGCTGCAGCGGTGGTGGTTGGGCCCGACGGCACTCCCGACGAGCCACGCGGAGTGCCGGTCTTCGCCTGGAAGGGCGAGACCCTCGACGAGTACTGGTGGTGCATCGACCAGACCTTCCGCTGGCCCGACGGGAAGGGTCCGAACATGCTCCTCGACGACGGTGGCGACGCGACGCTGATGGTCCACAAGGGCGTCGAGTTCGAGCGCGCAGGGGCAGTGCCCGACCCCGACGGTGCCGACTCCGAAGATTTCGCGGCGCTTCTGCGCACGCTGCGTCAGTCGCTAGCCGAAGATCCCCAGCGGTGGCAGCGGATCGCCGCGGAGATCAAAGGTGTCACGGAAGAGACGACGACCGGGGTGCACCGCCTCTACCAGCTCGCCGATGCGGGGCAGCTGTTGTTCCCCGCAATCAACGTCAACGACTCCGTCACCAAGTCGAAGTTCGACAACATCTACGGCTGCCGGCACTCGCTGATCGACGGCCTCAACCGCGCGACCGACGTCTTGATCGGCGGCAAGACGGCCGTCGTCTGCGGCTACGGCGACGTCGGTAAGGGTTGTGCTCAGGCACTGCGTGGCCAGGGTGCGCGGGTGATCGTTACCGAGATCGACCCGATCTGCGCGCTGCAGGCAGCGATGGACGGCTACCAGGTGACGACCCTCGAGGACGTCGTCGAGCAGGCCGACATCTTCATCACCGCCACCGGCTGTCGCGACGTCATCCGCGTCGAGCACATGCAGCGGATGAAGGACAAGGCGATCGTCGGCAACATCGGCCACTTCGACCACGAGATCGACATGGCGGGGCTGGCGGCGGTACCGGGGATCAAGCGCGTCAACATCAAGCCTCAGGTCGACGAGTGGGTGTTCCCCGACGGTCGCTCGATCATCGTGCTCTCCGAGGGGCGCTTGCTGAACTTGGGCAACGCCACCGGCCACCCGAGCTTCGTGATGTCGAACTCGTTCACTAACCAGGTGATCGCCCAGATCGAGCTGTACGGCAACACCGAGCGCTACGAGCGCAAGGTCTACCGCCTGCCCAAGCAGCTAGACGAGAAGGTGGCGCGGCTCCACCTCGATGCCCTCGGGGTGAAGCTCACCAAGCTCACGCCCGAGCAGGCCGCTTATATCGGGGTGCCGGTCGACGGGCCCTACAAGCCCGAGCACTACCGCTACTAG
- a CDS encoding cytochrome c oxidase assembly protein: protein MDHPRIHWLSDPTVLAPLAVLALAWVLRFRRARAEAGPRAAGSAQAAAFAGAFFALLLALASPLDGLGEDYLFSAHMLQHLLLGDIAPALLLLSLSRVMMRPLTRRLSELERRAGWVFHPVSALAIWLGTMYLWHVPALYDAALEQPLVHALEHVTFFCAGVAVWWPLIQPVPMRHGLRGLWVVPYLGAAKAGLGLLGVALIWSDTVFYRYYEQVPRIWSLSALEDQNVGGAIMMLEQSIVFVLALVVLFLRALARVEREQETRERLELAGRSEFSAKRRPA from the coding sequence ATGGACCACCCGCGTATCCACTGGCTGTCCGATCCCACGGTGCTGGCGCCGCTCGCCGTGCTCGCGCTGGCCTGGGTGCTGCGCTTCCGTCGTGCGCGCGCCGAGGCCGGTCCGCGCGCGGCCGGCAGCGCCCAAGCCGCGGCGTTCGCGGGGGCCTTTTTCGCGCTGCTGTTAGCTCTCGCGTCGCCGCTCGACGGGCTTGGCGAGGATTACCTCTTCTCGGCCCACATGCTCCAGCACCTTTTGCTCGGCGATATCGCCCCCGCCCTGCTGTTGCTCTCGCTCTCTCGCGTGATGATGCGCCCGCTGACCCGCAGGCTGAGCGAGCTCGAGCGGCGGGCCGGTTGGGTGTTCCACCCCGTCAGCGCGCTCGCGATCTGGCTGGGCACGATGTACCTGTGGCACGTTCCGGCGCTGTACGACGCGGCGCTCGAGCAGCCGCTAGTGCATGCCCTCGAGCACGTCACGTTCTTCTGCGCCGGCGTCGCCGTCTGGTGGCCGCTGATCCAGCCGGTACCGATGCGCCATGGCTTGCGGGGCCTTTGGGTGGTCCCCTATCTCGGTGCGGCGAAAGCAGGGTTAGGGTTGCTCGGCGTCGCGCTGATCTGGTCGGACACCGTCTTCTACCGCTACTACGAGCAGGTCCCGAGGATCTGGTCGCTTTCAGCGCTCGAGGACCAAAACGTGGGCGGCGCGATCATGATGCTCGAACAGTCGATCGTCTTCGTGCTCGCGCTCGTCGTGCTGTTCCTGCGTGCATTGGCGCGTGTCGAGCGCGAGCAGGAGACGCGCGAACGACTGGAGCTGGCGGGCCGCTCGGAGTTCTCGGCCAAGCGACGTCCGGCCTGA
- a CDS encoding SIS domain-containing protein — MNGRSATPCDGSASASLAAETVRAVDRTRLIDDVLMLGHQLEDALWRADAAKLGDLAASRLVVCGMGGSAIGGDLAAAILGERLRRPLTVVRSYDPGPWLAPDALVLCSSYSGQTEETLACFERALAAGCRLVVATTGGELALRARRAGAPVIGIPAGLEPRCAVAYVTTAALACAEAAAVAPSVRAELEDAARTLTELAASWGPEAAMDAEPKLLARMLHRRVPVFHGAGATAAAARRFKTQWNENPELPAFWSELPEQNHNEICGWGDEAAAAALVPVLLDAPSVEERLRRRLERVRVLLEQRGFAPLTFVGRGETVAEQVLSLVLLGDLASVYAAVLAGRDPRPVAAIKELKEQLS; from the coding sequence GTGAACGGTCGGAGCGCAACCCCGTGCGACGGCAGCGCTAGCGCCTCGCTCGCTGCGGAGACGGTGCGCGCAGTGGACCGCACCCGCTTGATCGACGACGTTCTGATGCTCGGCCACCAACTCGAGGACGCTCTCTGGCGGGCGGACGCTGCAAAGCTCGGAGACCTCGCGGCGAGTCGCCTGGTCGTGTGTGGCATGGGCGGATCGGCGATCGGCGGCGACCTCGCCGCGGCGATCCTCGGCGAGCGGCTCAGGCGCCCGCTCACGGTCGTGCGGAGCTACGACCCGGGACCCTGGCTGGCGCCCGACGCGCTCGTTCTGTGCTCGAGCTACTCGGGCCAGACGGAGGAGACACTGGCCTGCTTTGAGCGGGCGCTGGCAGCCGGCTGCCGGCTCGTGGTTGCGACCACCGGCGGTGAGCTCGCGCTGCGGGCGCGACGCGCAGGGGCACCGGTAATCGGCATTCCCGCCGGACTCGAACCACGCTGCGCGGTCGCTTACGTGACGACCGCGGCGCTCGCCTGCGCGGAGGCAGCGGCAGTCGCCCCGTCGGTACGCGCCGAACTGGAGGACGCGGCGCGCACGCTCACAGAACTCGCCGCTAGCTGGGGACCAGAGGCCGCGATGGATGCTGAGCCGAAGCTGCTGGCTCGAATGCTGCACCGGCGCGTGCCCGTCTTCCACGGGGCCGGTGCGACCGCCGCTGCGGCCCGCCGCTTCAAGACCCAGTGGAACGAGAACCCCGAGCTACCGGCCTTCTGGAGTGAGCTTCCCGAGCAGAACCACAACGAGATCTGCGGCTGGGGCGATGAGGCGGCGGCCGCGGCGCTGGTGCCGGTGCTGCTCGACGCACCCAGCGTCGAAGAGCGGTTGCGGCGGCGGCTGGAGCGCGTCCGCGTGCTACTGGAGCAGCGGGGGTTCGCGCCACTCACCTTCGTCGGTCGCGGCGAGACCGTGGCCGAGCAGGTGCTTTCGCTCGTGCTGCTCGGAGACCTCGCAAGCGTCTATGCCGCAGTCCTCGCGGGGCGCGATCCGCGGCCGGTCGCAGCGATCAAGGAATTGAAGGAGCAGCTCAGCTAA